CAGAAATATAACGGGAATATCACAGATGATGAGCTTTTACAGGGAGCCTTAAAGGGAATGTTTAATACTTTGGACCAATATTCCCAATACTATACTCCTGAGGAATTCGAAGAATTCTACGGTTCCCTTGAAGGAGCAGTCGAAGGAGTAGGTATTTCGATTGAGAAAATTGATAACAATCTGATAGTTAACAAGGTATTTGCAAATTCTCCTGCCAAGAAGGCCGGAGTTCTTTCTGGAGACAGGATAGTGCAGGTTAATGGAGAGTCTGTTCAGGGAAAAGAACTAAATGAGGTTGTTTCAAAGATAAAAGGTATGTCTGGTACAAAAGTAAAGCTAGGCATAATGAGACAGGGTACAAAGAACCTGATTACACTTGAAATGTACAGGGCACAGGTTGACTTGCCAAGTGTACATTACGAGTTAAGAGGAAACATAGGATATATTCATATAGATTCATTCAGCCAAAACTCTTCAAAAGGCGTTTCGGAAGCTTTAAAATATTTTGACGGTAAAAAGGTTACCAGGATTGTTCTGGATTTACGGAATAATCCGGGAGGATATCTGGATCAGGCTATAGCAATTGCCCGGTATTTTGTGCCCAAAGGAATAATTACAACTCTTGATTATAAAGACACATTATTAGAGGATAAAATATATTACTCTGATTTAGAGAAGGTAAAGTACAGCCTTGCCGTACTGGTTAATGAAAACACAGCCAGTGCTGCTGAAATACTTACAGGGGCTATAAAGGATACAAAAGCCGGAGTGGTAATCGGAAGTAAAACCTTTGGAAAGGCGAAGGTTCAGGAATCCATACCAATTTTGACTGATGAGGCCTTTTCTAAGTTTAATGAGGGCAGCGAGAAAAAGTCTGCAAACGCATATGACTTTAAATCATATATGACTGATTTATCAGGGTGGGCAAAGATGACAATAGGCTTGTATTATACACCGAACGGCAATTGCATTGACTTGAAGGGTATTGAGCCGGAGATAAAAATAAAGGAACCAACACCCTTCGGAATACATGTGAATCTGTTAGAGCCTATGTCCGTTACGGTGAAGCCTTCACTTGGAACTCAGTATTATGATGTGTTAAGTGCAGAATGTGTATTAAAGCTTTTGAACTACAATATAGGCACACCTGACTACATATTAGATGCAAATTCTGTAGAAGCTATAAAAAAGTTCCAGAAGAGTAATAAGTTGAGCAGTTCGGGTATTCTTGATTTTACTACTCAAAAGCTTCTAAACAAAAAGATAGCTGATATTAAACTAAAGCAGGATAAAGTATATTCCAGAGCTATATCCGAGTTAATGAAATAATTGGAATGAAAAAAACAAGTAATTCAAATAAATATATTGACCTTTGTTTTGCCAAAATATAAAATATTAAAAGTATGAGTAAGATGGATAAGTATTGTCTTATTCAAAAACAAAATAATTAAACAATACATTCCTATATATTGTAATTATGTGAACATATCGAGAGGAGCAAAACAATGTCAGTAAAGTATATCTTCGTAACTGGTGGTGTTGTTTCGGGATTAGGGAAGGGAATAACAGCAGCATCATTAGGAAGGCTTCTAAAAGCAAGAGGAGTACATGTCACAATCCAAAAGTTCGATCCATATATAAATGTTGATCCAGGAACTATGAGCCCATATCAGCATGGAGAGGTTTTTGTAACTGAAGATGGAGCAGAAACAGACCTTGATTTAGGTCACTATGAAAGATTTATCGACGAAAATCTTAGTAAAAACAGTAATATTACAACAGGAAAAATTTACTGGTCGGTTATCAGCAAAGAGAGAAAAGGTGACTATCTCGGAGGTACAGTTCAAGTAATACCGCACATAACCAATGAAATTAAAGATAGAATTTACAGGGTTGGAAAATCGGAAAGAACAGATGTTGTTATAACAGAAATCGGCGGAACAGTCGGTGATATTGAAAGTCTGCCTTTCCTAGAATCAATAAGGCAGGTATCTAATGAAGTTGGCAGAGAAAATGTGATGTATATACATGTTACATTAGTTCCATATTTAGGTATATCTGGAGAGCTTAAAACAAAACCTACACAGCACAGTGTTAAGGAATTAAGGAGTATTGGAATACAGCCTGACGTAATAGTATGTAGAACTGAAAAATACCTGTCCCAGGATATGAAGGAAAAGCTAAGCCTTTTCTGTAACGTACCGGAAGGTGCAGTTGTACAGAACCTTGATGCAGAAGTACTGTATGAAGTACCTCTAATGCTTGAAAAGGAAGGGCTTGCCAAGATTGTATGCAAGAGGCTTGGACTTGAGTGTAAGGAACCGGACTTGGATGAATGGGAGGAAATGGTAAGAAGACAGAAGAATCCAAAGAGTTCTGTTACTATAGGTTTGGTTGGTAAATACGTCGAATTGCATGATGCATATTTAAGTGTAGCTGAATCACTCCGTCATGGAGGTATAGGTAATGATGTTGAGGTAGACATAAGATGGGTTAACTCTGAGGAGATTGAAAACGGAGAAGTTAACAGCTTTCTTCAGGGAGTAGATGGAATCCTTGTTCCTGGAGGCTTCGGAGATAGAGGAATAGAGGGAAAGATAAATGCAATAACTTTTGCAAGAGAAAACAAAATACCTTTCTTTGGTATTTGCCTTGGAATGCAGATGGCAGTTGTAGAATTCGCAAGAAATGTAGCAGGTCTGCATGATGCAAACAGTTCGGAATTTGGGGAAACACCGTATCCCGTAATCGACCTTATGCCTGAACAGCGTGAAGTAGATGAAATGGGGGGAACAATGAGGCTAGGTGTTTATCCATGCAAGATTAATGAAAATACGTTAATTAAAGGTATTTTTGAGGATGAACTTATTTACGAAAGACACAGACACAGATACGAGTTCAATAACGAATTCCGTGATACGTTTATTAAAAATGGGATGACATTATCTGGTTTGTCACCAAGCGGAAAGCTTGTTGAGACTATTGAGCTCAAAGACCATCCGTGGTTTGTCGGAGTTCAGTTCCACCCTGAATTCAAGTCAAGGCCAAACAAGCCTCATCCGTTGTTCAAAGACTTTGTAAGGGCGGCATATGAATATAAAACTAAATAGATATATATAAAGAAGGGCTGTTGCACAATGAGAAAAATATTCACTGGGCAGCAGTCCTTTTTTTATTTAAGAAATCAATATTTTCTTTTCTTGTATAATTAATCTTAAATTTGACAACAATTATTCATATAGAGTTATTTACTAATTATGAGTAGCGGACATAATTTTAGAAATTTAAAAACAATTTATGTTAATGCTAGTTAAAAAAAGGAACATTGGGGAATATGGAGGGGTATCATATGAATAAGAGTTTGTCACTAAAACCAACTAAAATTTTAAGCGTATGTATAACAATAGCA
This genomic stretch from Ruminiclostridium cellulolyticum H10 harbors:
- a CDS encoding CTP synthase, with product MSVKYIFVTGGVVSGLGKGITAASLGRLLKARGVHVTIQKFDPYINVDPGTMSPYQHGEVFVTEDGAETDLDLGHYERFIDENLSKNSNITTGKIYWSVISKERKGDYLGGTVQVIPHITNEIKDRIYRVGKSERTDVVITEIGGTVGDIESLPFLESIRQVSNEVGRENVMYIHVTLVPYLGISGELKTKPTQHSVKELRSIGIQPDVIVCRTEKYLSQDMKEKLSLFCNVPEGAVVQNLDAEVLYEVPLMLEKEGLAKIVCKRLGLECKEPDLDEWEEMVRRQKNPKSSVTIGLVGKYVELHDAYLSVAESLRHGGIGNDVEVDIRWVNSEEIENGEVNSFLQGVDGILVPGGFGDRGIEGKINAITFARENKIPFFGICLGMQMAVVEFARNVAGLHDANSSEFGETPYPVIDLMPEQREVDEMGGTMRLGVYPCKINENTLIKGIFEDELIYERHRHRYEFNNEFRDTFIKNGMTLSGLSPSGKLVETIELKDHPWFVGVQFHPEFKSRPNKPHPLFKDFVRAAYEYKTK
- a CDS encoding S41 family peptidase yields the protein MNKFRRITVLFLVISISLMVFTSTAFSADSKTTDGEYLQSIIDLIKQKYNGNITDDELLQGALKGMFNTLDQYSQYYTPEEFEEFYGSLEGAVEGVGISIEKIDNNLIVNKVFANSPAKKAGVLSGDRIVQVNGESVQGKELNEVVSKIKGMSGTKVKLGIMRQGTKNLITLEMYRAQVDLPSVHYELRGNIGYIHIDSFSQNSSKGVSEALKYFDGKKVTRIVLDLRNNPGGYLDQAIAIARYFVPKGIITTLDYKDTLLEDKIYYSDLEKVKYSLAVLVNENTASAAEILTGAIKDTKAGVVIGSKTFGKAKVQESIPILTDEAFSKFNEGSEKKSANAYDFKSYMTDLSGWAKMTIGLYYTPNGNCIDLKGIEPEIKIKEPTPFGIHVNLLEPMSVTVKPSLGTQYYDVLSAECVLKLLNYNIGTPDYILDANSVEAIKKFQKSNKLSSSGILDFTTQKLLNKKIADIKLKQDKVYSRAISELMK